A genomic window from Nocardioides rotundus includes:
- a CDS encoding nucleotidyltransferase domain-containing protein: MTTSTATSLLRTVVDAFTPSVDARQSVSAHRSIIEPHLLAQGVASHLFETGSWSHGTAVLGYSDVDYFAVMPRSIDQSTLALEALARSIDMLPSATAQIDRPTVRVTFADNSPPLEIVPAIAATAVDEFEIPDPGQDYGWVRSAPSKHFAYVDQARDRNYVAKALIRAIKIWRYRNEVPASSFYLEMRAARQVLRDPEERGLTEHLVQFFRDLARDNCADVNDPSQFDGPRISICGPSDLARVRSAVLLAAVYMGVASAFEQQDDESGLKVIGHCLMELFALE, encoded by the coding sequence ATGACCACGTCCACGGCGACCTCGCTTCTCCGGACGGTCGTGGACGCGTTCACGCCATCCGTAGATGCTCGGCAGTCCGTAAGCGCTCACCGGAGCATCATCGAGCCGCACCTTCTTGCGCAGGGAGTAGCGAGCCACCTCTTCGAGACCGGTTCGTGGAGCCACGGCACCGCTGTGCTCGGGTACAGCGATGTCGACTACTTCGCGGTGATGCCACGCAGCATCGACCAGAGCACGCTGGCACTAGAGGCACTCGCTCGCAGCATCGACATGCTTCCCTCTGCCACCGCACAGATCGACCGGCCCACGGTTCGCGTCACCTTCGCCGACAACTCACCGCCCCTTGAGATCGTCCCGGCCATCGCCGCCACCGCTGTCGATGAGTTCGAGATCCCCGATCCAGGGCAGGACTACGGCTGGGTCAGGAGCGCGCCCAGCAAGCACTTCGCCTATGTGGATCAAGCTCGCGATCGGAACTATGTCGCCAAGGCGCTGATCCGAGCCATCAAGATATGGCGCTACCGCAACGAGGTGCCCGCGTCCTCGTTCTATCTGGAGATGCGCGCAGCACGACAAGTTCTCCGAGACCCCGAGGAACGGGGCTTGACCGAGCACCTCGTCCAGTTCTTCCGCGACCTCGCCAGAGACAACTGTGCCGACGTGAACGACCCGAGCCAGTTCGATGGTCCGCGTATCTCAATCTGTGGCCCGTCCGACCTTGCGCGTGTGAGGTCCGCCGTCCTGTTAGCCGCCGTCTACATGGGTGTCGCGAGCGCCTTCGAGCAGCAGGACGACGAGAGCGGCCTGAAGGTCATCGGACACTGCCTGATGGAACTGTTCGCGCTCGAGTAG
- a CDS encoding SMODS domain-containing nucleotidyltransferase, producing the protein MSETTVGYLNGLLSKYTPSSTSFDKARTHRSGIETRLDAWLGVREMFETGSLKHGTGVWFYSDVDYVVSLKGTRPTPTMSLNNVRDALKDKYPNTTVRVSRPAVVCEFASGDETVEVVPAYIDSVNGGYWIPDPKDSSAWMKSHPKDHNSYVNDANTKHSGAAKKLARLAKTWKYKRNVPISSCYLEMRAAKFAKGVGTWVLPMDLASFFKHLQDIDLAAMNDPTGLGSRFTPCSSESNRQDALSKLDTAVTRSQKAYSAYLDDKHADAISQWKLVFNQ; encoded by the coding sequence ATGAGCGAGACCACCGTCGGCTACCTCAATGGCCTGCTCTCGAAGTACACGCCGTCGAGCACCTCCTTCGACAAGGCGCGGACACACCGCAGCGGAATCGAGACGCGGCTCGACGCATGGCTCGGAGTCCGGGAGATGTTCGAAACCGGCTCGCTGAAACACGGCACCGGCGTCTGGTTCTACAGCGACGTCGACTACGTCGTCAGTCTCAAGGGCACCCGCCCGACGCCAACCATGAGCCTCAATAACGTCAGAGATGCGCTCAAGGACAAGTACCCCAACACAACCGTCCGCGTATCGCGCCCTGCAGTGGTGTGCGAGTTCGCCTCCGGTGACGAGACCGTCGAGGTGGTACCTGCCTACATCGACTCGGTCAACGGCGGCTACTGGATTCCGGACCCCAAGGACTCCTCGGCATGGATGAAGAGCCACCCGAAGGACCACAACTCCTACGTCAACGACGCGAACACGAAGCACTCCGGCGCAGCCAAGAAACTCGCTCGGCTCGCCAAGACCTGGAAGTACAAGCGGAATGTGCCCATCTCGTCCTGCTATCTGGAGATGCGCGCCGCCAAGTTCGCGAAGGGTGTGGGCACGTGGGTGCTTCCGATGGATCTCGCCAGTTTCTTCAAGCACCTGCAGGACATCGACCTTGCTGCCATGAACGACCCGACCGGCCTCGGGTCCCGGTTCACGCCGTGCTCTTCTGAGAGCAACCGGCAAGACGCGCTCTCGAAGTTGGACACCGCCGTTACGCGATCACAGAAGGCGTACTCCGCCTACCTCGACGATAAGCACGCCGACGCGATCTCGCAGTGGAAGTTGGTATTCAACCAATGA
- a CDS encoding S-4TM family putative pore-forming effector: MTTTPPIFESQNTADRRRLVRAFARLYSDAKLVFAGRVLVVFLLAVATVVVSLANPDLRTAVGGVGGVALLVASFVVGGVEKWLRMRAAATQEKFDTEIFGLPWSSMHADRPPQIVIARAAERYKGSRDANWYGDTRKAHRPYDVLICQSSNFGWGATMHRIWGWILVAGALLLAALIGVAALVANLSPGDTFVALVVPSLAPFKEIGEQVKANFEAARTKESVEAKVNELWSKGMDGSREPTEADLRAVQDKVLLLRQSNPYVPDWLDNALHRKNETVMRSTVEDKVTQAQRHGHAD; the protein is encoded by the coding sequence GTGACCACAACCCCGCCGATCTTCGAGTCCCAGAACACTGCCGACCGGCGACGGCTGGTTCGGGCCTTCGCTCGCCTCTATAGCGACGCGAAACTCGTGTTCGCAGGGCGAGTCCTCGTCGTCTTCCTGCTGGCGGTCGCAACCGTGGTTGTCTCGCTGGCGAACCCGGACCTTCGCACGGCCGTTGGCGGTGTGGGTGGCGTGGCTCTCCTCGTCGCCTCGTTCGTCGTCGGCGGCGTCGAGAAGTGGCTACGCATGCGTGCAGCCGCCACGCAGGAGAAGTTCGACACGGAGATATTCGGACTGCCTTGGAGCAGTATGCACGCGGACCGTCCTCCACAGATCGTGATCGCTCGGGCTGCCGAGCGCTACAAGGGCTCGCGTGACGCCAACTGGTACGGAGACACCAGGAAGGCTCATCGCCCCTACGACGTACTGATCTGCCAGTCGTCGAACTTCGGGTGGGGGGCCACGATGCACCGCATATGGGGATGGATCCTCGTTGCGGGGGCGTTGCTCCTGGCCGCCCTCATTGGGGTAGCCGCCCTGGTCGCGAACCTTTCGCCGGGTGACACCTTTGTGGCGCTCGTCGTCCCGTCCCTCGCGCCATTCAAGGAGATCGGCGAGCAGGTCAAGGCGAACTTCGAGGCGGCCAGGACCAAGGAATCCGTAGAGGCCAAGGTCAACGAACTCTGGTCCAAGGGCATGGATGGTTCGCGAGAGCCCACCGAAGCCGACCTACGAGCCGTGCAAGACAAGGTCCTGTTGCTTCGACAGAGCAATCCTTACGTGCCCGACTGGCTCGACAACGCGCTCCACCGCAAGAACGAGACCGTCATGCGGTCGACTGTCGAGGACAAGGTCACCCAAGCGCAGCGGCACGGGCACGCCGACTAA
- a CDS encoding DEAD/DEAH box helicase — protein sequence MSIPYDEALVERISDTLDLREPNQLALNRLAEVLNTAEHGTEMVADLATGVGKTYIGGGMLDYLQASGVRNVVIVTPGSTIQNKTIQNLTPGHRKYIRGLQCNPVVITLDSVDRGEVAAALEDDNAFKVFVFTVQSLLGTGKGGDEAQRRARRPHETLGQGLYDYLTAADDLVVIADEHHIYYSGTATKFQAAIDDLKPAAMIGLTATPHPSTPEGKIVFRYRLSEAIADGYVKIPVLVSRQDGIKDARTQLADGITLLDAKAAAMRAYCQQTKKPYVEPILFVVTQTIDEANEYRDLLAGPDMLGSPERVLSVNSEETEETLRLLDTLEDPNSPIRAVVSVDMLKEGWDVKNIYVISSTKALESSLLTEQILGRGLRLPFGQRTGNPMLDTVEVLSHNSFSALLKRARALLEETLGERTASATVVVNPKTGQNVPGVPLTASGDLPEEAMPTSGEVQIQLPGAAATDPDQLGLFDADEIPAADPNQTHVGLSLATLDSRVETAEEATRILARVLTPRTLDGIRIPLFLPRVTTRWERDPFSLASVNLTDVEVLGRQFANDDAPTLLQKVIDAERDAEGRAKVVIHDASYTVAASQAAIPYGDIETDLVQRLLRTDGIIMNAVEQNAALAIARAFMAGADVTVETPWRAEHGRLATARLAEWINSMQTSTPAREVKDVDHVKWPEPPTVTEARPPADRHVITTSAEFTRNYPYEGWTKSIYEINTFDAYSTEFRLASLFEGSGEVNAWIRINDSVPLRIPYHVSAIQRQYEPDFIVIDSQGTYWIVEGKADSEMTSNIVIAKRDAAREWIKTVNASESVHDKWAYLLVSESVIAAASNWTALKNGGQAYQ from the coding sequence GTGAGCATCCCGTACGACGAGGCTCTCGTTGAGCGAATCTCCGACACACTCGACCTGCGCGAACCCAACCAATTGGCGCTGAACCGGCTCGCAGAGGTCCTGAACACCGCAGAGCACGGCACCGAGATGGTGGCCGACCTCGCCACCGGCGTAGGGAAGACCTACATCGGTGGCGGGATGCTCGACTACCTGCAGGCGTCAGGTGTGCGCAACGTCGTCATCGTGACCCCGGGATCGACGATCCAGAATAAGACGATCCAGAACCTCACTCCCGGACACCGGAAGTACATCCGGGGTCTTCAATGCAACCCGGTTGTCATCACGCTCGACAGCGTGGACCGTGGTGAGGTCGCGGCTGCGCTGGAAGATGACAACGCGTTCAAGGTGTTCGTGTTCACCGTCCAGTCGCTTCTCGGAACGGGCAAGGGTGGCGACGAAGCACAGCGCCGAGCGCGCCGACCCCACGAGACCCTCGGTCAGGGCCTCTACGACTACCTGACGGCCGCCGACGACCTCGTGGTTATCGCCGACGAGCACCACATCTACTACTCCGGAACCGCAACCAAGTTCCAAGCCGCGATCGACGACCTCAAGCCTGCCGCCATGATCGGGCTCACCGCCACCCCGCATCCATCCACTCCGGAGGGGAAGATCGTCTTCCGGTACCGGCTATCGGAGGCCATCGCCGACGGGTACGTGAAGATCCCCGTGCTCGTCTCTCGACAGGACGGCATCAAGGACGCGCGCACTCAGTTGGCGGACGGGATCACCCTGCTCGACGCCAAGGCGGCAGCGATGCGCGCATACTGCCAGCAGACCAAGAAGCCATACGTCGAACCCATCCTGTTCGTGGTCACCCAGACCATCGACGAAGCCAACGAGTACCGCGACCTCCTCGCTGGACCCGACATGCTCGGCAGCCCCGAGAGGGTGCTTTCGGTCAACTCCGAGGAGACCGAGGAGACCCTTCGCCTCCTCGACACCCTCGAAGACCCCAACAGCCCGATTCGCGCGGTCGTCTCCGTGGACATGCTCAAGGAGGGTTGGGACGTCAAGAACATCTACGTCATCTCCTCGACTAAGGCACTCGAATCGTCCCTGCTGACCGAGCAGATCCTTGGACGCGGGCTCCGGCTTCCGTTCGGACAGCGCACCGGCAACCCGATGCTCGACACCGTTGAGGTGCTGTCTCACAACTCGTTCTCCGCACTCCTCAAGCGCGCACGCGCCCTGCTGGAAGAGACCCTTGGGGAGCGCACTGCATCCGCCACGGTCGTGGTGAACCCGAAGACCGGTCAGAACGTGCCCGGTGTGCCGCTCACCGCTAGCGGTGACCTCCCCGAAGAGGCCATGCCCACTTCGGGCGAGGTGCAGATTCAACTGCCCGGTGCTGCCGCCACGGACCCGGACCAGTTGGGCCTCTTTGACGCCGACGAGATTCCTGCTGCCGACCCAAACCAGACCCACGTCGGGCTTAGCCTCGCCACCCTCGACTCCCGCGTCGAGACCGCCGAAGAAGCGACCCGGATCCTCGCCCGCGTCCTGACGCCCCGCACGCTCGACGGCATCCGCATCCCGCTGTTCCTGCCTCGGGTCACCACCCGGTGGGAGCGCGACCCGTTCAGCCTCGCGTCGGTCAACCTCACCGACGTGGAGGTCTTGGGACGCCAGTTTGCGAACGACGACGCCCCGACCCTCCTGCAGAAGGTCATCGACGCCGAACGCGACGCGGAAGGCCGAGCGAAGGTCGTCATCCACGACGCCTCCTACACCGTCGCAGCATCACAGGCTGCGATCCCTTACGGCGACATCGAGACCGACCTTGTGCAGCGGCTCCTGCGCACCGACGGGATCATCATGAACGCTGTCGAGCAGAACGCGGCGCTCGCTATTGCCCGCGCGTTCATGGCCGGGGCTGACGTGACCGTTGAGACGCCCTGGCGGGCCGAGCATGGCAGGCTCGCAACCGCGCGGCTCGCGGAGTGGATCAATTCCATGCAGACCTCGACTCCTGCCCGTGAGGTCAAGGACGTCGACCACGTGAAGTGGCCGGAGCCGCCGACCGTCACCGAGGCCCGTCCCCCGGCGGACCGGCACGTCATCACCACCAGTGCCGAGTTCACCCGCAACTACCCCTACGAGGGCTGGACCAAGTCGATCTACGAGATCAACACCTTCGACGCCTACTCCACCGAGTTTCGCCTCGCCTCCCTCTTCGAAGGCTCCGGTGAGGTGAACGCGTGGATCCGCATCAACGACAGCGTGCCCCTCCGCATCCCCTACCACGTCTCAGCGATCCAGCGGCAGTACGAGCCCGACTTCATCGTCATCGACAGCCAGGGCACGTACTGGATCGTTGAGGGCAAGGCCGACAGCGAGATGACCTCCAACATCGTCATCGCCAAGCGCGACGCGGCCCGCGAATGGATCAAGACGGTCAACGCATCGGAATCGGTGCACGACAAGTGGGCGTACCTGCTTGTTTCAGAGTCTGTCATCGCCGCCGCCAGCAACTGGACGGCACTCAAGAACGGCGGGCAGGCGTACCAGTGA
- a CDS encoding site-specific DNA-methyltransferase: MRLELTWPNKDKFLLVPKGEDGKPVWVERDHPAASEVRLTDFTDACGDVNGANPHADNLLFTGDSLDALRVLAEVPEYAREYRGKVKLIYIDPPFNTGQTFEHYDDWMEHSTWLSFMRDRLLLMKDLLSNDGSIWVHLDDVEIHRMRAVMDEVFGAGAFVAQIAWRATDSSSNNAKGFAKDHNVILVYGAQAGWRPYHLLDPEKSRHYRNPNSDPRGPWYDGRDVQNPKVRPNLMYDVVAPNGNVIKHPKNGWRWERATFDEKMASGELFFNADQTAVKRIAYLWDQAGLPPSDIWFSNQKTGSSRQAKNHLKALFPDMLTPDLFDTPKPERLMQFIIDSATRPGDIVLDCFAGSGATAATAHKMGRRWVTSELSPTNIETFALPRLQRVVTNDDPGGITSTTERVAAEGVILPDDVTPQDAKEFNTVLGKVLDTMSDPEKPGAPITVDVAAELAKVVRAAAKSGTTSLDADETKSLLSLIRKFASSAATDVDVTASVKRQLKSATKTEDAVTVNWHGGGGFRQVRIAPSMYEPTPFGVLLAEWATNGRFARAVSGQLGFEWKPDGIFCGQQGRMRLAVFDGAVGPEEVRQVASELGDRESVTIVAQAVLPGTEEALREASKGSRIRKAPRDLLSAGAQRTRRRLAAAERAVQVTVEEGVEP, encoded by the coding sequence ATGAGGCTCGAACTCACCTGGCCCAACAAGGACAAGTTCCTGCTGGTCCCGAAGGGCGAGGACGGCAAGCCGGTCTGGGTCGAGCGCGATCATCCGGCGGCATCAGAGGTTCGGCTGACCGACTTCACTGACGCTTGCGGCGACGTGAACGGGGCAAACCCCCACGCCGACAACCTCCTCTTCACCGGTGACAGCCTCGACGCCCTGAGGGTTCTGGCGGAGGTTCCCGAGTACGCCCGCGAGTACCGGGGCAAGGTCAAACTGATCTACATCGACCCGCCGTTCAACACCGGCCAGACGTTCGAGCACTACGACGACTGGATGGAGCACTCGACCTGGCTGTCCTTCATGCGTGACCGCCTGCTACTAATGAAGGACCTTCTCTCGAACGACGGTTCAATCTGGGTGCACCTCGACGATGTCGAGATTCACCGCATGCGCGCCGTCATGGATGAGGTCTTCGGAGCAGGAGCGTTCGTTGCGCAGATCGCATGGCGCGCAACGGACAGCAGTAGCAACAACGCCAAGGGCTTCGCCAAGGACCACAACGTGATACTGGTCTACGGCGCGCAGGCTGGCTGGCGGCCCTACCACCTGCTGGACCCCGAGAAGTCCCGGCACTACAGGAACCCCAACAGCGATCCACGGGGTCCGTGGTACGACGGGCGAGACGTCCAGAATCCGAAGGTTCGTCCCAACCTCATGTACGACGTGGTCGCGCCCAACGGAAACGTCATCAAGCACCCCAAGAACGGCTGGCGATGGGAACGCGCCACCTTCGACGAGAAGATGGCATCTGGCGAACTGTTCTTCAACGCCGATCAGACGGCCGTCAAGCGCATCGCATATCTGTGGGATCAAGCGGGTCTGCCTCCGAGCGACATCTGGTTCTCCAACCAGAAGACCGGCAGCAGTCGCCAGGCCAAGAACCACCTCAAGGCGCTGTTTCCAGACATGCTGACGCCGGACCTCTTCGACACGCCCAAGCCCGAGCGGCTGATGCAGTTCATCATCGACTCCGCCACGCGGCCGGGCGACATCGTTCTGGACTGCTTCGCCGGTTCAGGGGCAACCGCAGCGACGGCGCACAAGATGGGACGACGGTGGGTGACCAGCGAACTCTCACCCACGAACATCGAGACCTTCGCGCTGCCGCGCCTCCAGCGCGTCGTCACCAACGACGATCCCGGCGGCATCACCAGCACGACCGAACGCGTCGCCGCCGAAGGCGTCATTCTGCCCGACGATGTGACTCCGCAGGACGCCAAGGAGTTCAACACCGTTCTCGGGAAGGTGCTCGACACGATGAGCGACCCCGAGAAGCCCGGTGCGCCCATCACAGTCGATGTTGCAGCGGAACTTGCCAAGGTCGTCCGAGCAGCCGCGAAGAGCGGCACCACCTCGCTCGACGCCGACGAAACGAAGTCCCTGCTGAGCCTGATCAGGAAGTTCGCATCCAGCGCAGCAACGGACGTCGACGTCACCGCATCCGTGAAGCGGCAGTTGAAGTCAGCCACGAAGACCGAAGACGCCGTAACCGTCAACTGGCATGGCGGCGGCGGATTCAGGCAGGTCCGGATCGCACCCTCCATGTACGAGCCAACGCCCTTCGGAGTCTTGCTCGCCGAGTGGGCTACCAACGGACGATTCGCGCGCGCCGTGTCTGGCCAGTTGGGCTTCGAATGGAAGCCGGACGGCATCTTCTGTGGGCAGCAGGGTCGCATGCGGCTCGCAGTGTTCGACGGTGCCGTCGGACCCGAGGAGGTCCGCCAGGTCGCGAGCGAACTCGGTGACAGGGAGAGCGTCACGATCGTCGCTCAAGCCGTCCTGCCGGGCACTGAAGAAGCGCTCCGGGAAGCGTCGAAGGGGTCGCGGATCCGTAAGGCTCCCCGCGACCTGCTCTCGGCCGGAGCGCAGCGCACCCGTCGCCGACTCGCCGCAGCCGAACGCGCCGTGCAGGTGACCGTTGAAGAAGGGGTCGAGCCGTGA
- a CDS encoding WS/DGAT/MGAT family O-acyltransferase, translating to MAGTKRWIAPQDAMFLWGETPDTKMHVASLTIFTPPPDAGPTYLRDLQEELRHAPVESPWDLKLSHPKLLTHPLQSWVRDDDFDIDYHVRRSALASPGDERELGILVSRLHSNQLDFTRPPWELHVIEGLEGGRFATYVKVHHALVDGYTGNQIFSRAMSTDPDDRTHPFFFSLEKPRREKAPTEVSSLLGQVVGTVTGTARGAVSLAGAAADVGANAAKAIASLEVGGRNDADLTNPFSAPDTILQRPTGRNRRFATQQYDISRLRAIADASGGTINDVVMAICGAGLRRFLLEQDALPDKPLVAFMPVNLREEGTEGGGNKVGALLASMGTDQEDPKAELEAVIRSTTGAKGQMAGLGQGAALAYSGYLLAPGAFQVLAALAGLQHNPLPTAFNVCLSNVPGPREARYLRGARIEATYPVSIPIHGMALNITLQSYAGTLNLGFVGCRDAVPSLQHLAVYTGEALQALEKAYGVGPAATAKKKAPAKKTSATKAPATKAAKKKAPAKKAATKKKAPAKRTTSKKPATRKAP from the coding sequence ATGGCAGGCACGAAGCGGTGGATCGCGCCGCAGGACGCGATGTTCCTCTGGGGCGAGACCCCGGACACGAAGATGCACGTCGCGTCGCTGACGATCTTCACCCCGCCGCCCGACGCCGGGCCGACGTACCTCCGCGACCTGCAGGAGGAGCTGCGCCACGCCCCGGTCGAGTCGCCGTGGGACCTCAAGCTCAGCCACCCCAAGCTGCTCACCCACCCGCTCCAGTCGTGGGTGCGCGACGACGACTTCGACATCGACTACCACGTACGGCGCTCCGCGCTGGCCTCGCCCGGCGACGAGCGCGAGCTCGGCATCCTGGTCAGCCGGCTGCACTCCAACCAGCTCGACTTCACCCGCCCGCCGTGGGAGCTGCACGTGATCGAGGGGCTCGAGGGTGGCCGGTTCGCGACGTACGTGAAGGTGCACCACGCGCTGGTCGACGGCTACACCGGCAACCAGATCTTCTCCCGGGCGATGTCGACCGACCCCGACGACCGCACGCACCCGTTCTTCTTCTCCCTGGAGAAGCCGCGGCGGGAGAAGGCACCCACGGAGGTGTCCTCGCTGCTGGGCCAGGTGGTCGGCACGGTGACCGGAACGGCACGCGGAGCGGTGAGCCTGGCCGGGGCGGCCGCGGACGTCGGCGCGAACGCGGCGAAGGCGATCGCCTCGCTCGAGGTGGGCGGGCGCAACGACGCCGACCTGACCAACCCGTTCTCCGCGCCCGACACGATCCTGCAGCGGCCGACGGGACGCAACCGCCGCTTCGCCACCCAGCAGTACGACATCTCCCGGCTGCGCGCGATCGCCGACGCGTCCGGCGGCACCATCAACGACGTGGTGATGGCGATCTGCGGCGCCGGGCTGCGCCGGTTCCTCCTGGAGCAGGACGCGCTGCCCGACAAGCCGCTGGTGGCCTTCATGCCGGTCAACCTGCGCGAGGAGGGCACCGAGGGCGGCGGCAACAAGGTCGGTGCGCTGCTCGCGTCGATGGGCACCGACCAAGAGGACCCGAAGGCCGAGCTGGAGGCCGTGATCCGCTCAACCACGGGCGCGAAGGGCCAGATGGCCGGCCTGGGACAGGGCGCCGCGCTGGCCTACTCCGGCTATCTGCTCGCGCCGGGCGCCTTCCAGGTGCTCGCCGCGCTGGCGGGCCTCCAGCACAACCCGCTGCCCACCGCGTTCAACGTCTGCCTGTCCAACGTGCCCGGGCCGCGTGAGGCGCGCTACCTGCGCGGCGCGCGGATCGAGGCGACCTACCCCGTCTCCATCCCGATCCACGGCATGGCGCTCAACATCACCCTGCAGTCCTACGCCGGCACCCTCAACCTCGGGTTCGTCGGCTGCCGCGACGCCGTCCCCTCGCTGCAGCACCTGGCCGTCTACACCGGCGAGGCGCTGCAGGCGCTGGAGAAGGCGTACGGCGTGGGGCCGGCCGCCACGGCGAAGAAGAAGGCCCCCGCGAAGAAGACGTCCGCCACGAAGGCCCCGGCCACGAAGGCGGCGAAGAAGAAGGCGCCCGCCAAGAAGGCTGCTACGAAGAAGAAGGCCCCCGCGAAGAGGACGACCAGCAAGAAGCCCGCCACCAGGAAGGCTCCATGA
- a CDS encoding lysophospholipid acyltransferase, translating into MKLPTAVTRRLPTPPLPEEAVELLDDPRFGKLLAEQAAEQDRSEADVRAEAASYLTEMSAAHDKRTTQGWARLGEWFMRAYDVLVDEDQLAALRKLDRTHSLAFAFSHRSYLDGFVVPNVLSARRFSPTFTFGGANLDLPVIGTVASRTGVIFIRRKTTDLPVYRLTLRSYIRQLVRHRRNVAWSIEGGRTRTGKLRPPVHGILKYLTETVEGADAPDVQIVPVSVVYDQLHEVAAMTEEARGARKNPEDWRWLLRFARLQRDRLGRAYLTTGEPFSLRDRMAELEEAGITEHQAVERVALDISHRLNQATPVTVTAIVSLALLGADRALTMDEVLATVEPLAAYIDSREWPVAGAANLQDRSTVRRALQELVRSGVLTVYDRGTEPVWRIGEDQHLVAAFYRNTVIHMLVDRAIGELALLTVSELDPGADLPVGGPLRVGWDEAQRMRDLLKFEFFFPGRAEFERGLRTELRLLTGEDLNDLTPERARTLLDQARPHLAHLVLRPFLDAYLVLADRLADHGDEEVDTEELLEESLLIGQQWQLQRRVASAESVSLELYRTALALARHRGLLDAEPGVGQRREAFAAELRDSVRRVELIADLARHTDQATPGLHPAREGAEP; encoded by the coding sequence ATGAAGCTCCCCACCGCCGTCACCCGCCGACTCCCGACCCCTCCGCTGCCGGAGGAGGCGGTCGAGCTGCTCGACGACCCGCGCTTCGGCAAGCTGCTGGCCGAGCAGGCCGCCGAACAGGACCGCAGCGAGGCCGACGTGCGCGCCGAGGCGGCGTCGTACCTCACCGAGATGTCCGCCGCGCACGACAAGCGCACGACGCAGGGCTGGGCCCGGCTGGGCGAGTGGTTCATGCGCGCCTACGACGTGCTGGTCGATGAGGACCAGCTCGCCGCGCTGCGCAAGCTCGACCGCACGCACAGCCTGGCGTTCGCGTTCAGCCACCGCTCCTACCTCGACGGCTTCGTGGTGCCGAACGTGCTGAGCGCTCGTCGCTTCTCCCCCACCTTCACCTTCGGCGGGGCCAACCTCGACCTTCCGGTGATCGGCACCGTCGCCAGCCGCACGGGCGTCATCTTCATCCGCCGCAAGACCACGGACCTGCCGGTCTACCGGCTCACGCTGCGCTCCTACATCCGCCAGCTGGTGCGGCACCGGCGCAACGTCGCCTGGTCGATCGAGGGCGGGCGGACCCGCACCGGCAAGCTGCGGCCGCCGGTGCACGGGATCTTGAAGTACCTCACCGAGACCGTCGAGGGCGCGGACGCCCCGGACGTGCAGATCGTGCCGGTCTCGGTGGTCTACGACCAGCTGCACGAGGTCGCCGCGATGACCGAGGAGGCCCGCGGCGCACGGAAGAACCCCGAGGACTGGCGCTGGCTGCTGCGTTTCGCGCGACTCCAGCGCGACCGGCTGGGCCGCGCCTACCTCACCACGGGCGAGCCGTTCTCCCTGCGCGACCGGATGGCCGAGCTGGAGGAGGCCGGAATCACCGAGCATCAGGCCGTCGAGCGGGTGGCCCTGGACATCTCGCACCGGCTCAACCAGGCCACCCCGGTGACGGTCACCGCGATCGTCTCGCTCGCGTTGCTGGGCGCGGACCGGGCGCTGACCATGGACGAGGTGCTGGCGACCGTCGAGCCGCTGGCCGCCTACATCGACTCCCGCGAGTGGCCGGTCGCCGGGGCCGCGAACCTGCAGGACCGCTCCACCGTGCGCCGCGCCCTGCAGGAGCTGGTGCGCAGCGGGGTGCTCACCGTCTATGACCGCGGCACCGAGCCGGTCTGGCGGATCGGCGAGGACCAGCACCTGGTCGCCGCGTTCTACCGCAACACCGTCATCCACATGCTGGTGGACCGGGCGATCGGCGAGCTCGCGCTGCTCACCGTCTCCGAGCTCGACCCTGGCGCCGACCTGCCCGTCGGCGGCCCGCTGCGGGTCGGGTGGGACGAGGCCCAGCGGATGCGGGACCTGCTGAAGTTCGAGTTCTTCTTCCCCGGGCGCGCGGAGTTCGAGCGCGGGCTGCGCACCGAGCTGCGGCTGCTCACCGGCGAGGACCTCAACGACCTCACCCCCGAGCGGGCGCGGACCCTGCTCGACCAGGCGCGCCCGCACCTGGCGCACCTGGTGCTGCGCCCGTTCCTGGACGCCTACCTCGTGCTCGCCGACCGGCTGGCCGACCACGGCGATGAGGAGGTCGACACTGAGGAGCTGCTGGAGGAGTCGCTCCTGATCGGCCAGCAGTGGCAGCTGCAGCGCCGCGTCGCCAGTGCGGAGTCGGTGTCGCTGGAGCTCTACCGCACCGCCCTGGCCCTGGCCCGACACCGCGGCCTGCTGGACGCCGAGCCGGGCGTCGGGCAGCGGCGCGAGGCGTTCGCCGCCGAGCTGCGCGACTCGGTACGTCGGGTCGAGCTGATCGCCGACCTGGCCCGGCACACCGACCAGGCAACCCCGGGCCTGCACCCCGCGCGTGAGGGCGCCGAGCCGTGA